The following nucleotide sequence is from Brassica oleracea var. oleracea cultivar TO1000 unplaced genomic scaffold, BOL UnpScaffold01294, whole genome shotgun sequence.
AAGAGAGACAGTTATATCAGATGCCGGAAAGATTTCAGTAAACAATGAAAGATCGAGCAGACATGGCTAGTAGCCCCACTGTATATTATCCAAGAATCTCGTGGTAAAGAGTAATAATGAGTTGAAAGATACTGATGATGAAAggtaaaaatattgttttcaaaaagaagatTAGTGGAAAGGTTTAAAAAGATACCAGAAGAAGATTGTTCTGCCATGATACCATGTTCAGTGATAGAGGCGTGTGAACAAGAAGCTACATTCTCTGTAACTTGCACACGAGACTGGAGTTGCTGAATGATAGACTGCAACTGAGTAGAGGACAACAGGTTGATATCAGGGACAGTCGTAGAAGGTGTAGACTGTAGAGTTGGAGCCGTCACAGTAACCACATGCGCAACTGTCTTCTGTACATTCTGATTGTTAAATCCTGAATGTGGAGCATATTTATGCTGACCACGAGGTGCAAAGCCATAAGATTGCTTAGGTGGAAGAGATTGACCCTGATAACCAATAGACAAAGACGAAGAAGGTTTAAAGCCAGGAGGGTATCCATGAAGCTTAAAACATTTGTTGACCGTTTGTCCAAGCTGACCACAATGAGTACACAAGGGGCGATTGCCTCTCGGACGATGTGTATTATAAGTAGCAGCATACTCAGTTGGAGTCATATACGACAAAGAATCATCAGATGGTATGCATGTAGTCTGGAACGCAACATTATCAGTCTTGATAACAGGCTTGATACTTCTTTGTCTTTCATCTTGAGCAACCATATTGAAAGCTTCTTCAATGGTTGGAATGGGCTTGAGTATGAGAATGTGACGACGAGTAGTCTCATAGGTTTCATTGAGCCCCATTAAGAACTTAGTAACACGGCTACGATGCTGGAGTTGTTCCCATAAGAGAGACACATTACATTCACAGCGGCCACAAGTACAAACATGTAACTCAATGTAGTTCTTATACTGTTCCCATTAGGTGACCAGCTCCATGTAGTAGGCACTAACATCAAGAGAGCCTTGTTGAATATTGCATAGCCTTTGCTCAATCTCAAATACAC
It contains:
- the LOC106321187 gene encoding uncharacterized protein LOC106321187 translates to MALNVRNKLGFVDGIIPKPPSDSRDSGSWSRCNDMVATWLMNSNLMSRFKQDDAPRVFEIEQRLCNIQQGSLDVSAYYMELHRSRVTKFLMGLNETYETTRRHILILKPIPTIEEAFNMVAQDERQRSIKPVIKTDNVAFQTTCIPSDDSLSYMTPTEYAATYNTHRPRGNRPLCTHCGQLGQTVNKCFKLHGYPPGFKPSSSLSIGYQGQSLPPKQSYGFAPRGQHKYAPHSGFNNQNVQKTVAHVVTVTAPTLQSTPSTTVPDINLLSSTQLQSIIQQLQSRVQVTENVASCSHASITEHGIMAEQSSSVQNNCSAHFFPAYCYLQDVSQGLMIGKGDVVNNLYILNKHAVCESSPSDVFCGSLSVDGSTWHQRLGHPSATKLKMLS